CTTCAACAGCTTTCAGAATTCCGTTTTTTGATGATTCAAGCAGATTTTTAGTGGTAACTTTTTTGTAAGTTTCAGGATTTAAAGTATCTAAACTGATATTTACCCTATTTAATCCAGCTTCTTTTAGATCTTTTGCATATTTTCCAAGTAAGGTTCCATTTGAAGTAATGGATATGTCATCAAAATCAAGGCTGGCTATTTTACTTACAATTTCAACGATGTCTTTTCTTATTAAAGGCTCTCCACCAGAAATCCTTATTTTTCTAACACCAATATTTTTGGCTATTTCACAGATTCTGTAAATTTCATCTGCATTCATTTCCTCTTGAGAATCATCCATCCCATCATGGTGGCAGTATAAACAATTTTCATTACATTTGTTTGTTATTGTAATTCTTAATGAAAGTATTGGTCGTTCATATTTGTCTTTGATAGCTTCTATACTCATAAAATCATTTTTTAACAGTTATATTAATAGTTTCGATTTCATTGATGTCTAGTTCTCCAAGTTTCAATGATTTAATCATACCGTAAATTGTTTCCTTTAGGATGCCCTTTACAAATGCATTAATCTCAACATCTTTATTGTTTACTGTGAGTCTGGCTTCACTTTCTTTAAGATGTTCCTGATTTATTTTAGAAATATCTACCTGTGCAATTCTTGCATCTTCATCAGTGTTTAGGGAATTAATCATTCCAAATACTGAATTTGCAACGAAGTTGTTGGTATGATGATTTAAACTAATTTCTTTATTGTTAATTAGAACATTAGCTTCCACTTTTGGGTTTAAATCAATGTTATCTTCATTGTTTATTATTAGTTCAACTTTATTAATATCTTTTACTCCATACTCTTCGATATGCAATGTTTTTATTATTCCAAGCACTGTTTTTTTGATAAAATCGCTAACGAATTCATTTAAACCGATAACTGTATTATCAATTGACATAAACGTATTAACTTTGTCCAGGTCTTCGGTTTTTACAGTTCCTTTTCTGATTTCTTTAGCTATTGCGTCTCCATCATTAAATCCGCATTCATCTAAAAAGAGGGTATCAACAATATCATGGCCTTTTTCTTCAACAGTATCCACTAGATCTGACACACCTTCGGGAGTTATTGAAAAGGAGTCCACTTCAGCTATTGTGTATTCATCAACTACATCAAGGGATGTTACTATTTTTGGATAGTTGTAGCTTTTAAATCCTTCAATAACTACAAAATCGACATTGTCCATAAATTTAATTAAAAACAGTAATCTGTTTAGTTCTAAAATATCTCTTACATTAAAAAATGATGTAGACCCGATTCCCACAACAACATTTGATCCTGCCAGCTTATGTCTCCAGGTATCGGTATGTTCCCTGTCCATTTCCATTTCATGATGGGAATGCTTTATAGATGCCACATTATATCCTCTTCTGGTAAGTTCTTCAATAATCTTTACAGTTAGGGAAGTTTTTCCAGTATTTTTTCTACCTACTACAGATACGATTTTCATAGTAAAACCTCTACTTATTATTATGTATTATCTAGTTATTATAATAGATGTGTAGTTACTCCACATTCTCTTAAATTTTAGTTTTTCCTTAATTTTTTATAGATTTAGTAATACATTTTTTTTATTTTTTTATTATTTTTCCAATAAAAATATCCGATATTACTTTTTTTCAAATCGTATTTTAACCTTTATATCTTAAATTAAATTATTAGGATAATTTTTGTAGGAATATAACTATTTAAATCACTTATTTTTTAAATTAAATTGTTCTAATCTTTTTAACTAATTTTTTTGTTGTAGTATTAGCACAGTCATATATATTACTTTCGCCTTGCTTCTAGTAGACAAGTATATATTAATAATAAACAAAAGTTTATATCATTACACATGGTGGTTTATATGCCAAAACATATTGCATCTGGTTTGAAATATTTAGCTGCAGTGAAGCTAAAAGAGCAAGGTGAAAGCCAACAAGCAATAGCTAATGAGTTAGGTATTGATAGGTCTACAGTATCCCATTATTTAAATGGCAGTAATTTATCTTGGAATTCTATAGACGTTGCCAAAACTATCACTGACCTGACTCCTAGAGATTTCTTAAAAATGACCAGTGCAATATTTGATGAACCTGAACAAAGCCGTAAAATTGTTTCTATTTGTAATGATAGGGAATTTGAGGCAGTTGTTGCAGATTCATGTATCGGTTGTGGCTTATGTGTAAGCATGTGTTCTATGAAAGCTATTAAATTAGAATCGTTAAAAGCACATGTAGACTCCATACAATGTTGCGGTTGTCAGCTATGTAAAGATGAGTGCCCAACGAATTCTATTAAAATTTTGGAGATTTAATAATGATTAAAAATAAAAAAGAAGCTATAGACAATAACTTTGCTATTACAAGGGCAGCTGAAGAAGTAAGAAAGTTGTCTTTTAATGATCAGATTTGTCTTGGATGTGGAGTTTGTGAATCTACTTGTCCTGTTGAAGCAATTACTTTAAATCCAATTGCTATCGATGCTCGTCACAGACGTTCCAACGATGTCTATTTCAGTGGTCATAAAAAAATAGCACAAAATTTCCATGCTGAATTTGATGTTCAAAAAATCAGCATTGATGAAAATAAATGTGTTTTATGTGGTATGTGTAGTGGATTATGTCCAATAGATGCATTAGTTTTAACTATTGATGATGTTCCAATTAGTGAAATTGAAGCATATCCTCATTACAACTCCTATTCTAAAATCGATGACGACAAATGTATCTACTGTAAAAGATGTGAAACTGCATGTCCTCAAGATGCAATTACTGTCATGAGAAAATTGCCAGAACGTCAAAACTTAGTATCTGGTGAAATTAGTGTAAGTGATGATGACTGTGTTTACTGTGGAATCTGTCAAGAATTATGTCCTGCAGAAGCAATTGTAGTAGATAACACTACAGGTCAAGAATCTATCGTAATTGACAAAGACAAATGTGTATATTGTCTTGTATGTAAAAGGGCTTGTCCAGTTGATGCTATTTCTGCAGTATGTAGGGCATGTTCCTATGGTGAATATGATTTCAAAGCTGAAGATGAAGTTACTACTGGTAGTGCAGTTATTGATGATGAACTTTGTGTATACTGTGGATGGTGTGAAGGAGTATGTCCAACTGATGCTGTTGAAACCAACAAACCATTCAAAGGTACTTTAGAAATTGATCAGGAAGCATGTCAAACCTGTGGAGCTTGTGTAGATACTTGTCCATGTGATGCTTTAGCATTCCCTGTTTCTACTGCACCAGGTCAAAGATTAGACCGCATTACTAAACATGATCAATATTGTATCCGCTGTAAAGCTTGTGCTAAAGTATGTCCAAACGGAGCTATAACTGTTACAAGAACTGAAATAGATCACACTCCTATAAAATCTGTAACATGGCTCGATGCATTCGATGCAATTAAAAATTAGGTGATTTAATGGAACTTAAAGTTAATCAAGATAATTGTTTAGGATGTGGAATTTGTGTAATTGCATGTCCTGTTAACGCATCTATCAGCCCTGAAAATGCAGGTGGTAACGGTGCAAAGACTGATGAAGTAGTTATTATGGTCGAAAATGGATTCATTAAAATTTTCTCACCAGATAAATGTGAATTATGTGGAACTTGCCAAATGTTCTGCCCTGTAAATGCTATATGGATTGAATAGGAGGAATAATTATGCATTATGCTAATACTTATTTATCAAAACCTGTTGTTCCTGATGTAGAAATTGTTGGTGATGGAAAGACCAAAGTACTTAAATGTATGTTAAATACAGGTTCTGACATTTATCAAGGAGCTTGTAAAAAAAGAGGTTCTACATTAAAAGAAGAATATAAAAATGCTTCTGGAACTTGTTATATGGACCCAAGAGACATGGGTAAATTAGGTGTAAAAAATTGGGATACTGTCCTTGTTAAAACTGAATGGGGAGAAGTTGTAGTAAATGCTGCAGTATCTAGAGATGCACCTCACGAAGGAACTGTTTTCATTTGTAAAGGTCCTTGGGCAAATACTGTTGTAAGTCCTGATACTTACTGCTGTTCTGACCCAACTTACAAAGGTATTCATTGTACTGTTGAAAAAACAGACAGAGAAGTATTACTCATGGCTGATTTAATGAGATGGGTTTACAAAAAATATGTTGATTCCGACGACGATGATGTTGTTGAACATATGGAATCATTAGGAGAAAGACCAGTATATAAAGGTCGTAAATGGGAGGAGTTGATTGATCATGACATATGAGCCACCTGTAACCGATTATGATTACATCGTAGAAAATTGTACTTGTGCATTTTGTGGATGTAACTGTGATGATTTAGATTACTTAGTTAAAGACAACCATGTTGTTGCTGTAAGACATGCTTGCAGATTAGGTGCAAGTAAAGTTATGGAAGATATGGACCAAAGATTAGTAGTTCCTATGATTAGGGATGAAGACGGAGAACTTATGGAAGTAGATTGGGATACTGCTTTAGATAAAGCTGCAGAATATATTGCTAACTCTATCAGGCCAGTATTCTACGGTTGGTCTGAAACTTCCACCGAATGTATGAAAGAAGGATTAGAATTAGGTGAATACATAGGAGCAGTTTTAGATAACCAAGCTACTATCTGTCACGGTCCAAGTTTACAAGCTGTGCAAAATGCAGGTTACCCTATTCAAACTTTAGGGGAAGTTCAAAATAGGGCAGACATGGTTGTTTACTCTGGAAGTAACGCAATGAACTCTCACCCAAGACATGCAGCTCGTTATGCTATCTTCTGTAGAGGATACTTCAGACAAAGAGGTAGATTTGACAGAACTGTTGTAACTATGGATCCAAAATTCTCCGATACTGCAAAAATTTCTGATAAATGGATAGGATTCGAACAAAATGGAGATTATGGTTTTTACAATGCTATCAGAGCAGTATTAAGAGGAAAAGAAATATATCAAGATACTATTTCCGGAATTCCTAAAGAAGACATTTACGAATTAGTAGAAGAAATGAAAAACGCTGAATTCGGTGTTTTATTCTTCGGTTTAGGATTAACTCACACTTTATCCAAACAAAGAAACATTGATATAGCTATTAAAATGATTCAAGACTTAAACAAATACAGTAAATGGGGTCTTACTCCAATGAGGGGTCACTTTAACGTAAATGGTTTCAACATTTTCATGGCTTTCGAAACTGGATTTGCATTTGGTGTTGACTTTGCTAGAGGTTACACTAGATATATGTTAGGAGAAACTAACACCATCGATTTATTAACAAGGAAAGAGCCTGACTGTTTCATGGTTATTGCAGCAGACCCTGGTGCTCACTTCCCTAATGGTGCTAACCAACATTTAGCTGACATTCCTGTTATTCAAGTGGATATTCACTGGGGACCATCTACTGAACTTGCTGATGTAGTATTACCTG
This genomic stretch from Methanobrevibacter smithii ATCC 35061 harbors:
- the fwdF gene encoding tungsten-dependent formylmethanofuran dehydrogenase subunit FwdF yields the protein MIKNKKEAIDNNFAITRAAEEVRKLSFNDQICLGCGVCESTCPVEAITLNPIAIDARHRRSNDVYFSGHKKIAQNFHAEFDVQKISIDENKCVLCGMCSGLCPIDALVLTIDDVPISEIEAYPHYNSYSKIDDDKCIYCKRCETACPQDAITVMRKLPERQNLVSGEISVSDDDCVYCGICQELCPAEAIVVDNTTGQESIVIDKDKCVYCLVCKRACPVDAISAVCRACSYGEYDFKAEDEVTTGSAVIDDELCVYCGWCEGVCPTDAVETNKPFKGTLEIDQEACQTCGACVDTCPCDALAFPVSTAPGQRLDRITKHDQYCIRCKACAKVCPNGAITVTRTEIDHTPIKSVTWLDAFDAIKN
- a CDS encoding molybdopterin dinucleotide binding domain-containing protein yields the protein MHYANTYLSKPVVPDVEIVGDGKTKVLKCMLNTGSDIYQGACKKRGSTLKEEYKNASGTCYMDPRDMGKLGVKNWDTVLVKTEWGEVVVNAAVSRDAPHEGTVFICKGPWANTVVSPDTYCCSDPTYKGIHCTVEKTDREVLLMADLMRWVYKKYVDSDDDDVVEHMESLGERPVYKGRKWEELIDHDI
- the mobB gene encoding molybdopterin-guanine dinucleotide biosynthesis protein B, with amino-acid sequence MKIVSVVGRKNTGKTSLTVKIIEELTRRGYNVASIKHSHHEMEMDREHTDTWRHKLAGSNVVVGIGSTSFFNVRDILELNRLLFLIKFMDNVDFVVIEGFKSYNYPKIVTSLDVVDEYTIAEVDSFSITPEGVSDLVDTVEEKGHDIVDTLFLDECGFNDGDAIAKEIRKGTVKTEDLDKVNTFMSIDNTVIGLNEFVSDFIKKTVLGIIKTLHIEEYGVKDINKVELIINNEDNIDLNPKVEANVLINNKEISLNHHTNNFVANSVFGMINSLNTDEDARIAQVDISKINQEHLKESEARLTVNNKDVEINAFVKGILKETIYGMIKSLKLGELDINEIETINITVKK
- a CDS encoding ATP-binding protein gives rise to the protein MELKVNQDNCLGCGICVIACPVNASISPENAGGNGAKTDEVVIMVENGFIKIFSPDKCELCGTCQMFCPVNAIWIE
- a CDS encoding indolepyruvate ferredoxin oxidoreductase subunit alpha gives rise to the protein MVVYMPKHIASGLKYLAAVKLKEQGESQQAIANELGIDRSTVSHYLNGSNLSWNSIDVAKTITDLTPRDFLKMTSAIFDEPEQSRKIVSICNDREFEAVVADSCIGCGLCVSMCSMKAIKLESLKAHVDSIQCCGCQLCKDECPTNSIKILEI
- a CDS encoding formylmethanofuran dehydrogenase subunit B, which encodes MTYEPPVTDYDYIVENCTCAFCGCNCDDLDYLVKDNHVVAVRHACRLGASKVMEDMDQRLVVPMIRDEDGELMEVDWDTALDKAAEYIANSIRPVFYGWSETSTECMKEGLELGEYIGAVLDNQATICHGPSLQAVQNAGYPIQTLGEVQNRADMVVYSGSNAMNSHPRHAARYAIFCRGYFRQRGRFDRTVVTMDPKFSDTAKISDKWIGFEQNGDYGFYNAIRAVLRGKEIYQDTISGIPKEDIYELVEEMKNAEFGVLFFGLGLTHTLSKQRNIDIAIKMIQDLNKYSKWGLTPMRGHFNVNGFNIFMAFETGFAFGVDFARGYTRYMLGETNTIDLLTRKEPDCFMVIAADPGAHFPNGANQHLADIPVIQVDIHWGPSTELADVVLPGSFIAVECAGTSYRMDGVPIYMKKAIDKPETCRDDEWIIRELKERVMKLREEPNVAPKYVPNPNAL